One genomic segment of Bacteroidales bacterium includes these proteins:
- a CDS encoding family 10 glycosylhydrolase, with protein MRWLRFPIMFLSVLGIIMLFSCEQKPSETTEIKGVYGNPKPLWDKGHNLSDLGVNAIFVHRGSINREMIDRARKEGLKVFSEFPTLNGKNYVEDHPEAWPVNAKGEKAEQASWFMGVCPTDPGFREYRFNQLRELLSNYELNGVWMDYVHWHAQFEEPEPILPETCFCDNCLKNFSANADVDLPEGNTKEKASWILTNREDTWRDWRCEVIHDWAKKMKSIINELQPETLLGLYHCPWNDEEFNGARRRILGLDYDMLKETIDVFSPMVYHGRMERAPEWVRENIRWHSDRLEVQYNDYPKLWPIVQAHNDPGIISPEEFKTVLKGGLAGKSTGVMMFTTHAIAEDESKIKVMKKVYTQSQENP; from the coding sequence ATGAGATGGTTACGGTTTCCGATCATGTTTCTATCGGTTTTGGGCATCATCATGCTGTTTTCCTGTGAGCAGAAACCTTCTGAAACCACTGAAATCAAAGGTGTTTATGGCAATCCCAAGCCCTTATGGGACAAAGGCCACAACCTCAGCGACCTTGGCGTCAATGCCATTTTTGTGCACAGGGGCTCCATCAACCGGGAGATGATCGACCGGGCCAGGAAGGAAGGGCTGAAAGTCTTCTCCGAATTTCCCACCCTAAACGGCAAAAACTATGTAGAAGATCATCCCGAAGCCTGGCCCGTCAATGCCAAAGGAGAAAAGGCAGAACAAGCTTCTTGGTTCATGGGCGTATGCCCAACGGACCCCGGATTCCGTGAATACCGGTTCAATCAATTGCGTGAGCTGCTTTCCAATTATGAACTGAACGGGGTTTGGATGGACTATGTGCACTGGCATGCCCAGTTCGAGGAACCCGAGCCCATCCTGCCGGAAACCTGCTTCTGCGATAATTGCCTGAAAAACTTTTCAGCCAATGCCGATGTTGATCTGCCTGAAGGAAACACCAAAGAAAAAGCCAGTTGGATATTAACCAACCGGGAAGACACATGGCGCGACTGGCGTTGCGAGGTCATTCACGACTGGGCCAAAAAGATGAAAAGCATCATCAATGAATTGCAGCCAGAGACTTTACTGGGCCTTTACCACTGCCCCTGGAACGATGAAGAATTCAACGGCGCCCGGCGCCGCATCCTGGGACTCGATTACGACATGCTGAAAGAAACCATCGACGTGTTTTCTCCGATGGTTTATCACGGGAGAATGGAAAGAGCACCGGAATGGGTCCGGGAAAACATCCGGTGGCATTCCGACCGGCTGGAGGTACAATACAACGATTATCCAAAACTATGGCCCATCGTGCAGGCCCACAACGATCCGGGCATCATCTCCCCCGAAGAGTTCAAAACCGTCTTGAAAGGCGGGTTAGCAGGAAAATCTACAGGAGTGATGATGTTCACCACCCATGCAATAGCAGAAGATGAAAGCAAGATCAAAGTGATGAAGAAAGTTTATACCCAATCTCAGGAAAACCCCTAA
- a CDS encoding twin-arginine translocation signal domain-containing protein, producing MTTRRDFLRTSLLGAAGLTLAPGVKAFGTEGALDKKTIMTVTGPISLSEAGTFLTHEHVLSRFGMEPAEPPVYEEQQVYSEVVPYLKYLKTLGIQTIADCTTAYFGRDAGILKELSKRSGMNIVANTGFYGAADDRYVPSFVDSTSPEKLAEKWIAEFNDGIEGSVKPGFIKTAIDSGGMSKTDQKLVEAAAITSKETGLSIAVHTGGNLEGARKEMDIFRHHGVNLNSWIWVHAQGADTGATVDAARKGAWISIDDLRQPYYDFKSQKTFDSSTLKEDLDIMREFKKQGLLNRVLLSHDGSSFPPEGSMKRHFDVLVKSFVPMMKAAGFTDEEVRLVTVENPARAMAIG from the coding sequence ATGACAACAAGAAGAGATTTCCTCAGAACTTCATTACTGGGTGCCGCAGGTCTTACTTTGGCCCCCGGTGTAAAAGCGTTTGGCACCGAAGGCGCCCTGGATAAAAAAACCATAATGACCGTTACCGGTCCGATTTCATTATCAGAAGCAGGCACGTTCCTGACCCATGAGCATGTTCTTTCCCGGTTCGGTATGGAACCAGCCGAACCGCCGGTATATGAAGAACAACAGGTATACAGCGAGGTGGTTCCTTATTTGAAATATCTCAAAACTCTGGGTATACAGACTATAGCCGATTGCACAACGGCTTATTTCGGACGTGATGCAGGTATCCTCAAGGAACTGTCCAAGCGTTCGGGGATGAATATTGTGGCCAATACCGGTTTTTACGGTGCGGCCGATGACCGGTATGTTCCTTCTTTTGTTGATTCTACCAGTCCCGAAAAGCTTGCTGAAAAGTGGATTGCCGAATTCAACGACGGAATTGAGGGCTCTGTTAAACCCGGATTCATCAAAACGGCCATTGATTCCGGCGGAATGTCAAAGACGGATCAAAAGCTGGTCGAAGCTGCTGCCATAACCAGTAAGGAAACCGGTCTGAGCATTGCCGTTCATACAGGAGGCAATTTGGAAGGAGCCCGAAAAGAAATGGACATATTCCGTCACCACGGAGTAAACCTCAATTCCTGGATCTGGGTGCATGCCCAGGGGGCTGATACAGGTGCCACGGTTGATGCAGCCCGGAAAGGTGCCTGGATTTCAATCGATGACCTGCGGCAACCCTATTACGATTTCAAGAGCCAAAAAACATTTGACAGCAGCACACTTAAAGAGGACTTGGATATCATGCGTGAATTCAAAAAGCAGGGACTGTTGAATCGGGTGCTTTTGTCTCATGACGGCTCCTCATTTCCGCCGGAAGGTTCCATGAAAAGGCACTTTGATGTGCTGGTGAAATCATTTGTCCCCATGATGAAAGCTGCCGGTTTTACGGATGAGGAGGTCCGGCTGGTAACCGTTGAAAACCCCGCCAGGGCGATGGCGATTGGATGA
- a CDS encoding AraC family transcriptional regulator: MLPWYLKVIYPQNSSIHIRYDRVDYFDNPWHFHPELEVNLILQGRGTRFVGNHVEKFQPGDLVFLGSNTPHYWKTNARCRGDESTSKCEAIILKFSEYFLGINQYDVPELSPLKNFFELAKRGIRFRNYDRKIQSRLKKMVHIKGLERIGLFLEILDLIYRERDYYYLCSEGFLNSINPRDEKRMNEVYNFMINHFQEKISIDQIAEKAHMNPSAFSRYFKQRTGKSVTAFLQDMRIGYACRLLIQTSKNISEIILESGLYNQAYFNRLFCARMNCTPREYRRKYKNEQDYFSF; encoded by the coding sequence ATGCTTCCTTGGTATCTGAAAGTCATCTATCCCCAAAATTCTTCCATTCATATTCGTTATGATCGGGTTGACTATTTTGATAATCCATGGCATTTTCACCCGGAGTTAGAAGTCAACCTGATATTACAAGGAAGGGGCACCCGTTTTGTTGGCAATCACGTGGAAAAGTTCCAGCCGGGAGATTTGGTTTTTCTGGGCAGCAACACGCCACATTACTGGAAAACCAATGCGCGATGTCGTGGTGATGAGTCGACATCCAAATGTGAAGCCATTATCTTAAAATTCAGCGAATATTTTCTTGGAATCAATCAATATGATGTTCCGGAGCTCTCCCCACTTAAGAATTTTTTTGAATTGGCAAAAAGAGGCATAAGATTCCGTAATTATGACCGGAAAATTCAATCACGGTTAAAGAAAATGGTTCATATAAAGGGATTGGAGAGAATTGGCCTTTTTTTGGAAATACTGGATCTGATTTATCGTGAAAGGGATTATTATTATCTCTGCAGCGAAGGATTTTTAAATTCCATAAATCCCAGGGATGAGAAAAGGATGAACGAGGTATATAATTTTATGATTAATCATTTCCAGGAAAAGATTTCCATAGATCAAATTGCCGAAAAAGCCCATATGAATCCTTCTGCTTTTTCAAGATATTTTAAGCAACGTACCGGAAAATCGGTTACCGCATTTTTACAGGATATGCGGATCGGTTATGCCTGTAGGTTGCTCATTCAAACCAGTAAGAATATTTCTGAGATCATACTGGAATCGGGTTTATACAACCAGGCCTATTTCAACAGGTTGTTCTGCGCCAGAATGAATTGTACACCCAGGGAATATCGCAGAAAATATAAAAATGAACAGGATTATTTTTCTTTTTGA